Proteins from a genomic interval of Trifolium pratense cultivar HEN17-A07 linkage group LG6, ARS_RC_1.1, whole genome shotgun sequence:
- the LOC123890617 gene encoding uncharacterized protein LOC123890617 translates to MGHSRFLMILLVSSILLLSFGHGFGRVAMMERVEDADSNMEHDRKMRQVFEVMDYSDPEPNTNPKSGYTLTPPTAPIIPPASQPSA, encoded by the exons ATGGGCCACTCACGTTTTCTCATGATTCTTCTTGTTTCATCCATTCTCCTTCTCTCCTTTGGCCATG gTTTTGGGAGAGTGGCAATGATGGAGAGAGTTGAAGATGCAGATTCTAACATG GAGCATGATAGGAAAATGAGGCAAGTGTTTGAAGTTATGGATTATTCAGATCCAGAGCCAAATACAAATCCCAAGAGTGGTTATACTTTAACCCCTCCCACAGCACCAATAATCCCTCCAGCTTCTCAACCATCAGCTTAA
- the LOC123888802 gene encoding uncharacterized protein At5g19025-like has protein sequence MVYFHSSISICKSSVDQLSSSMANSLDLGKSRNRKTLNSLQIPPCERSRSAVVDVVIFIAVITALGFLVFPYIQFVMSESYKICGLIMDLVKEEVAVAPVIYASLAVSVSCAVCATWFFVSYTSRKCGNPNCKGLKNAAEFDIQLETEDCVKNSPSLGKDGGGIKKGLFKIPCDHHRELEAELKKMAPINGRAVLVLRGKCGCSVGRLEVPGPKKNRKIKK, from the coding sequence ATGGTATATTTCCATAGCTCAATTTCTATTTGCAAGTCTTCTGTTGACCAATTATCATCATCCATGGCGAATTCCCTCGATTTAGGAAAATCGAGGAACCGTAAGACACTCAATTCTCTTCAGATTCCCCCGTGCGAACGATCTCGCTCGGCGGTTGTTGATGTGGTTATATTTATTGCTGTTATTACCGCTCTAGGGTTCTTGGTTTTTCCTTATATTCAATTTGTGATGAGTGAAAGTTACAAAATTTGTGGTTTGATTATGGATTTGGTGAAAGAAGAAGTTGCTGTTGCTCCTGTGATCTATGCTTCATTAGCGGTTAGTGTTTCTTGTGCTGTCTGTGCTACATGGTTTTTTGTGTCTTACACATCAAGGAAATGTGGGAACCCTAATTGTAAGGGTTTGAAGAATGCTGCTGAGTTTGATATTCAATTGGAAACTGAAGATTGTGTTAAGAATTCACCTTCATTGGGTAAAGATGGTGGTGGGATTAAAAAGGGTCTTTTTAAGATTCCTTGTGATCATCATCGCGAACTCGAAGCCGAGCTTAAGAAGATGGCACCTATTAATGGAAGGGCCGTTCTTGTTCTTAGAGGAAAGTGTGGTTGTTCTGTTGGTAGGTTAGAAGTTCCGGGACCTAAGAAGAATAGAAAAATCAAGAAATAG
- the LOC123890656 gene encoding cyclic dof factor 2-like — protein MLETKDSAIKLFGKTIPVPEILVETPALSSGDVVDESIESIDDKNHDSSTNSSRESHNTRDDAHEQEIEKDTSGDKQTDEKNEGVSMQSTGEFTNQDAASGTGEESITVSTEREDATLKTSKTEKEEQQDETSNSQDKILKKPDKIIPCPRCRSMDTKFCYYNNYNVNQPRHFCKNCQRYWTAGGTMRNVPVGAGRRKNKTSSSHYRQITVSEATLQNSRIHPSLKCNGTILTFGSNTPLCESMSSVLKLADKSVQNYTRNGFRKPEVLRIHVPHASGENGDDQSNKSSITSTKSMEVASTNVSQEPGMQNGQSFSPQGAYFPPGTPWSFPWSQVQWSSSIPPPTFCPPGFSMPFYPPASYWGCTVPGAWNLPWQTQPSSPIGVNPNSSPNSPTLGKHSREDNMLKSSEDSRKESREEKCLWFPKTLRIDDSGEAEKSSLWTTLGIKNNKADSVSSGRLFNVFPSKCDEPNHLVQASSILQANPAALTRSLNFRETS, from the exons atgttGGAGACAAAAGACTCTGCAATTAAACTGTTCGGTAAAACAATTCCGGTGCCGGAGATTCTTGTCGAAACTCCGGCTTTATCTTCTGGTGATGTTGTTGATGAGAGTATTGAATCTattgatgataaaaatcatGATTCCTCTACGAACTCTTCGAGGGAGTCACATAATACTAGAGATGATGCACATGAGCAAGAAATTGAGAAg GACACATCGGGAGACAAACAAACTGATGAAAAGAACGAAGGAGTCTCTATGCAATCGACTGGAGAGTTTACCAACCAAGATGCAGCCTCTGGGACTGGAGAAGAATCTATTACCGTGTCCACCGAAAGGGAGGATGCTACGTTGAAAACTTCAAAGACCGAAAAAGAAGAACAACAAGATGAAACAAGTAATTCACAGGATAAGATCCTCAAAAAACCTGACAAAATAATTCCTTGTCCCAGATGTAGAAGCATGGACACAAAGTTCTGCTACTATAATAACTACAATGTCAACCAACCCCGTCACTTCTGCAAGAATTGCCAGAGATACTGGACTGCCGGTGGAACCATGAGAAACGTACCTGTAGGTGCCGGTCGAAGAAAGAATAAGACCTCTTCTTCTCACTATCGTCAGATAACTGTCTCTGAAGCAACTCTACAAAATTCTCGGATACATCCTTCCTTGAAATGCAATGGTACAATCCTTACATTTGGATCCAATACACCCTTGTGTGAATCAATGTCATCTGTTTTGAAACTTGCTGATAAATCAGTGCAAAATTACACAAGAAATGGATTTCGTAAACCGGAAGTACTAAGAATTCATGTTCCTCATGCAAGTGGAGAAAATGGTGATGATCAATCCAATAAATCATCGATTACATCGACAAAGTCTATGGAAGTTGCAAGTACCAATGTATCCCAAGAACCAGGTATGCAGAACGGCCAGAGCTTCTCACCACAAGGGGCCTACTTTCCTCCGGGAACTCCTTGGTCTTTCCCATGGAGTCAAGTGCAATGGAGCTCATCGATTCCACCACCGACTTTTTGTCCACCGGGATTCTCCATGCCATTCTATCCTCCGGCATCTTACTGGGGTTGTACCGTGCCAGGGGCATGGAACCTTCCATGGCAAACACAACCGTCTTCGCCAATTGGTGTAAACCCTAACTCAAGTCCAAACTCTCCAACATTAGGGAAACATTCAAGGGAAGACAACATGCTTAAATCGAGCGAAGATagtaggaaagaaagtagagaAGAAAAGTGTTTGTGGTTTCCAAAAACTTTGAGGATCGATGACTCAGGAGAAGCAGAAAAAAGCTCTTTATGGACAACACTTGggattaaaaataacaaagccGACTCAGTTTCTTCAGGAAGACTCTTTAATGTATTCCCTTCAAAATGTGACGAACCAAATCACTTGGTACAAGCGTCTTCAATCTTGCAGGCCAATCCAGCCGCTTTAACTAGGTCACTTAACTTTCGTGAAACTTCATAG
- the LOC123888805 gene encoding pentatricopeptide repeat-containing protein At2g36730: MVRFQTHSLPNKQQCLSLLKSCHSINQLYQLQAQIHLNALHNDTHLFSELVYFFSLTPFKNLTHARKLVFNFSNNPSQISWNILIRGYSSSDSPFESIWVFKKMRENGVKCNKLTYPFIFKSCAMGLLLREGKQVHADVVKCGLDSDVYVCNNLINFYGCCKKIVYARKVFDEMCVRTIVSWNSIMTACVESVWLSEGIEYFFKMRGCGFEPDETSMVLLLTVCAELGYLSLGRWVHCQLILRGMGLSVQLGTALVDMYGKSGALGYARVVFDRMEKRNVWTWSAMIMGLAQHGFAEEALVLFGMMSDRKSNNICPNYVTYLGVLCACSHAGMVDEAFRYFHDMEFVHGIKPMMVHYGAMVDVLGRAGLLSEAYRFIQKMPFPPDPIVWRTLLSACTVHDDCDRTGIGDKVRKRLLGMEPKRGGNLVIVANMYAEAGKWEKAANVRRVMRDGGLKKMAGESCVDLGGSLYRFFAGHDSRPDLMPVYDLLDGLNLHLRMVH, translated from the coding sequence ATGGTTCGTTTCCAAACACATTCCTTGCCAAACAAGCAACAATGTCTATCTCTTCTAAAATCTTGTCATTCAATCAACCAACTCTATCAACTCCAAGCACAAATTCACCTCAACGCTCTTCACAACGACACCCATTTGTTCTCAGAACTCGTTTACTTCTTCTCACTCACTCCCTTCAAAAACCTCACACACGCACGTAAACTCGTTTTCAACTTTTCCAACAACCCATCACAGATTTCATGGAATATTCTAATCAGAGGTTATTCATCAAGTGATTCTCCATTTGAATCCATCTGGGTATTTAAAAAAATGCGAGAAAATGGTGTTAAATGTAATAAACTTACTTACCCTTTTATTTTCAAGTCTTGTGCTATGGGTTTATTGTTACGTGAAGGAAAACAGGTTCATGCTGATGTTGTTAAGTGTGGGTTGGACTCTGATGTTTACGTTTgtaataatttgattaatttttatggTTGTTGTAAGAAAATTGTTTATGCGCGTAAGGTGTTCGATGAAATGTGTGTGAGGACGATTGTTTCGTGGAACTCGATTATGACTGCTTGTGTTGAGAGTGTTTGGTTGAGTGAGGGgattgagtatttttttaagatgaGGGGTTGTGGGTTTGAACCGGATGAGACGAGTATGGTGTTGTTGTTGACTGTTTGTGCTGAGTTAGGTTATTTGAGCCTTGGGAGATGGGTTCATTGTCAATTGATTTTGAGAGGTATGGGTTTGAGTGTTCAGTTAGGTACTGCTCTTGTTGACATGTATGGTAAATCGGGTGCTTTGGGTTATGCTAGGGTTGTTTTTGACAGAATGGAAAAGAGAAATGTGTGGACTTGGAGTGCTATGATCATGGGGTTAGCGCAACATGGTTTTGCCGAGGAAGCTCTTGTTTTGTTTGGAATGATGAGTGACAGAAAAAGTAATAACATTTGCCCTAATTATGTGACTTATCTTGGTGTTCTATGTGCCTGCAGCCATGCTGGGATGGTTGATGAGGCTTTCCGATATTTTCATGATATGGAATTTGTTCATGGGATCAAACCCATGATGGTGCATTATGGAGCCATGGTTGATGTATTGGGACGTGCTGGCCTTCTCAGCGAAGCTTATAGGTTTATACAAAAGATGCCTTTTCCACCTGACCCGATTGTATGGAGGACTTTGTTAAGTGCGTGCACGGTTCATGATGATTGTGACCGTACTGGGATAGGGGATAAAGTAAGGAAGAGGTTGCTTGGAATGGAGCCAAAGAGGGGTGGGAATTTAGTTATTGTTGCTAACATGTATGCGGAAGCAGGAAAGTGGGAAAAAGCGGCAAATGTTAGGAGGGTTATGAGAGACGGAGGTTTGAAGAAGATGGCTGGAGAGAGTTGTGTTGATTTGGGTGGTTCATTATATAGGTTCTTTGCTGGGCATGATTCTCGCCCGGATTTGATGCCTGTCTATGATCTGCTGGATGGATTGAACCTACACTTGAGGATGGTTCActaa
- the LOC123888803 gene encoding defective in cullin neddylation protein AAR3 — MDASRFDIFDIYRRFCEIKSGHAFVVGEEGYRQDSDFQKAKVTREALTQLSKLVESRVSTGATIFDELSMLMSRLGLMATFSEFSRFYEFVFFMCRENGQKNIPVSKALTAWKLVLNGRFPLLQPWCDFVEKNQRHNISEDTWQQVLSFSLCTRDNLDAYDPEGAWPVLIDDFVEHMYRLPGSYYGNSNFHCNCGDPESLSTPGLKSFAGIKRKLADEARNDDMEYSYISEDMNASNCKKSRAYGVADLEDNLLGNAPEECMETSRQSSPLCSSKSQCAVEGCLSKGFAGLLSTSSYMQFGRERRASLR; from the exons ATGGATGCATCTCGTTTCGATATCTTCGACATTTACCGAAGATTCTGTG AAATAAAATCAGGACATGCATTTGTTGTTGGTGAAGAAGGGTATAGACAAGATAGTGACTTTCAGAAGGCTAAGGTCACAAGGGAGGCATTGACACAACTCTCAAAGTTGGTGGAATCTAGAGTTAGTACAGG GGCAACAATTTTTGATGAACTTTCAATGCTCATGTCACGGCTGGGTTTGATG GCAACCTTTTCAGAGTTCTCTCGGTTCTAtgaatttgttttcttcatgtgTCGCGAAAATGGGCAAAAAAACATCC CTGTAAGCAAGGCATTAACTGCTTGGAAATTAGTTCTTAATGGGCGGTTTCCACTGCTTCAACCATGGTGCGACTTTGTCGAG AAAAATCAACGACACAACATATCTGAGGATACATGGCAACAGGTTCTGTCTTTCAGCTTGTGTACGCGTGATAATCTAGATGCATATGATCCTGAAG GTGCTTGGCCTGTTTTAATAGATGATTTTGTCGAGCATATGTACAG GTTACCGGGATCATATTATGGTAATTCCAACTTCCATTGCAACTGTGGTGATCCCGAATCTCTGTCAACTCCTG GACTGAAAAGTTTTGCTGGTATAAAGAGGAAGTTAGCTGATGAAGCAAGAAATGATGACATGGAGTACTCCTATATATCTGAGGACATGAATGCTTCAAACTGTAAAAAAAGTAGAGCATATGGTGTAGCAGATTTGGAGGACAATCTACTAGGGAATGCACCTGAAGAATGTATGGAAACTAGTAGACAAAGTAGCCCTTTGTGTTCATCCAAGTCCCAATGTGCAGTTGAAGGTTGTCTATCTAAGGGATTTGCAGGACTACTCTCAACTAGTTCTTATATGCAATTTGGTAGAGAGAGGAGAGCTTCCTTAAGATGA